A section of the Cytobacillus luteolus genome encodes:
- the rnmV gene encoding ribonuclease M5, translating into MEEKMKIKEIIVVEGRDDTVKIKLAVDADTLETNGSAINNETIERIRHAQEKRGVIIFTDPDYPGERIRKIISEAVPGCKHAFLAKQEAIAKSGKGLGVEHATIDAIKQALEAVKQESEEFSGEIELQDLVDAGLIGGPKAKERRERLGSILKIGYTNGKQLHKRLQMFQITKEVFATALTDVLQGEKQ; encoded by the coding sequence TTGGAGGAAAAAATGAAAATTAAAGAAATTATTGTTGTTGAAGGTAGAGATGATACTGTCAAAATTAAATTGGCAGTGGATGCAGATACATTAGAGACAAATGGTTCGGCCATAAATAATGAAACGATAGAACGTATTAGACATGCCCAAGAGAAGCGGGGCGTCATCATATTTACTGATCCAGATTATCCTGGTGAACGAATTCGAAAAATTATATCTGAGGCTGTCCCAGGGTGTAAGCATGCCTTTCTAGCTAAACAAGAGGCAATTGCTAAATCAGGAAAAGGGCTCGGTGTAGAGCATGCAACCATTGATGCAATTAAACAGGCTCTAGAGGCAGTGAAACAAGAAAGTGAAGAATTCTCTGGGGAAATTGAGCTACAGGATTTAGTGGATGCAGGCCTTATTGGTGGTCCTAAAGCAAAAGAAAGAAGAGAAAGATTAGGCTCTATCTTAAAAATTGGGTATACTAATGGGAAACAATTACATAAACGTCTGCAAATGTTTCAAATTACGAAAGAAGTATTTGCTACAGCTTTAACGGATGTTTTACAGGGGGAAAAACAGTGA
- a CDS encoding ubiquitin-like domain-containing protein encodes MIKNMKKLFSESMNKKRFIISISSLLAFGTAGTGYAVYEGTKETVNLSLNGEEQVIRTHANTVAELLENYEINVRSEDHLSHSQDAEITDNMEIVWEASKPVKIVIGDQKSTVWTTADTVKELLEAQKITVNEHDKVEPGIDAEITKDITVTLEKAFQLTLDVGGTEQHVWATSTTVADFLENQQITLNELDRVEPALESTITQNSVVKVVRIEKVTDVVEEPVAYAVITKNDSSIEKGKQKVVNAGSEGKIAKHFAVILENGKEVSRELVKTETLKESKDRVVAVGTKKVQRQVSRGTGSVVKEFYVSSTAYTAYCNGCSGTTATGINLRANPDMKVIAVDPSVIPLGTKVYVEGYGYAIAGDTGSAIKGNKIDVFFATKAEAYRWGRKSVKIKILD; translated from the coding sequence GTGATTAAAAACATGAAAAAGCTGTTTTCCGAGTCAATGAACAAAAAAAGATTCATAATTTCAATTAGTAGTTTACTAGCTTTTGGAACTGCAGGAACGGGCTATGCAGTTTATGAAGGTACGAAAGAAACAGTTAACCTTTCCCTAAATGGTGAGGAACAAGTAATAAGGACCCATGCAAATACTGTTGCTGAACTTCTAGAAAACTATGAAATCAATGTGCGTTCGGAAGACCATTTATCGCATTCACAAGATGCTGAGATCACAGATAATATGGAGATTGTCTGGGAGGCGTCAAAACCAGTAAAGATTGTTATAGGGGATCAAAAATCAACTGTTTGGACTACTGCAGATACAGTCAAAGAGTTATTGGAAGCGCAAAAAATTACAGTTAATGAACATGATAAAGTAGAACCAGGTATCGATGCTGAAATTACTAAAGATATTACAGTTACGCTAGAAAAGGCCTTTCAGCTAACATTGGATGTCGGTGGAACAGAACAGCACGTTTGGGCAACTTCGACTACTGTCGCTGACTTTTTAGAGAATCAACAAATCACACTTAATGAACTAGATCGTGTAGAGCCTGCATTGGAATCTACGATCACACAAAACAGTGTCGTAAAAGTCGTACGCATAGAAAAGGTCACCGATGTAGTGGAAGAACCAGTTGCTTATGCAGTTATTACTAAAAATGATAGTAGTATTGAAAAGGGTAAGCAAAAAGTAGTAAATGCTGGTTCAGAAGGAAAAATTGCTAAACATTTTGCAGTTATTCTTGAAAATGGAAAAGAAGTTTCAAGAGAGTTAGTTAAAACGGAAACGTTGAAAGAAAGTAAGGATCGAGTAGTTGCTGTTGGAACGAAAAAAGTTCAACGCCAAGTTTCCCGTGGAACTGGTTCAGTAGTTAAGGAATTCTACGTTTCTTCAACTGCATATACAGCATACTGTAATGGTTGTTCAGGAACAACTGCAACGGGCATCAACCTGCGAGCAAATCCTGACATGAAAGTAATTGCTGTTGACCCAAGTGTTATTCCTTTAGGCACGAAAGTATATGTAGAAGGATATGGGTATGCAATAGCTGGAGACACAGGGTCTGCAATTAAAGGAAATAAAATCGATGTGTTCTTCGCAACTAAAGCGGAAGCCTACCGTTGGGGTAGAAAATCTGTTAAGATTAAAATTCTAGATTAA
- a CDS encoding TatD family hydrolase gives MLIDTHAHINATQFESDLEEVIARAKDEGVSTIVVVGFDRVTITKAMELTNTYDNIFATIGWHPVDAIDMTDEDLKWIEELAAHPKVVALGEMGLDYYWDKSPKDVQKEVFRKQIALAKKVKLPIVIHNRDATADVVEILKEEGAHEVGGIMHCFTGSYEVAKQCMDMNFYISFGGPVTFKNAKVPKEVAVKIPLDRLLVETDCPYLTPHPFRGKRNEPSYVKLVAEQIAELKGIPFEELAQQTSDNARKLFDIK, from the coding sequence ATGTTAATTGATACACATGCACATATTAACGCCACACAATTTGAATCAGACCTCGAAGAAGTTATTGCGCGTGCTAAGGATGAGGGTGTATCAACCATTGTGGTTGTTGGGTTTGATAGGGTTACCATTACAAAAGCGATGGAACTTACGAATACATATGATAACATCTTTGCAACAATCGGATGGCATCCTGTTGATGCGATTGATATGACAGATGAGGATCTTAAGTGGATAGAAGAACTTGCAGCTCATCCAAAGGTAGTTGCTTTAGGTGAGATGGGCTTAGATTATTATTGGGATAAATCACCTAAGGATGTTCAAAAAGAAGTATTTAGAAAACAGATTGCACTAGCTAAAAAAGTAAAGCTTCCGATTGTCATACATAACCGTGACGCAACGGCGGATGTGGTGGAAATTTTGAAGGAAGAAGGAGCTCACGAGGTTGGTGGAATTATGCATTGTTTTACAGGCAGCTATGAGGTAGCGAAGCAATGTATGGATATGAACTTTTACATTTCATTTGGGGGTCCAGTGACTTTCAAGAATGCAAAGGTTCCAAAAGAAGTTGCTGTTAAAATACCATTAGACCGTTTATTAGTTGAAACTGATTGTCCATATTTAACGCCACACCCTTTTCGAGGAAAAAGAAACGAACCTAGCTATGTAAAATTGGTGGCTGAGCAAATTGCAGAGCTGAAAGGCATCCCTTTTGAGGAGTTAGCACAACAAACGTCCGACAATGCACGTAAATTATTCGACATAAAGTGA